One Deltaproteobacteria bacterium DNA window includes the following coding sequences:
- the udp gene encoding uridine phosphorylase yields MTDQYTHHLALGKEDIQGAEFAFLSGAPERVPKLTRAFDPQSKEIAYQREFRSWLGRIEGIPVLVTSTGIGGPSTSIAIEELAQLGVMTFIRVGTTGAIQREIEVGDVIITTGSVRMDGASTHYAPLEYPAVAHHEVLQTLIEAAQEVNPPGGFNYHIGITVSVDTFYPGQERYDTYSQYVIRGLQGSLEEWQRLHALNYEMESATVLTLCSTLGLRGGCVTGVLVNRTLAGETKRSQGERAEDNAIAVAVEAMRKLIRSSL; encoded by the coding sequence ATGACGGATCAATATACCCATCATCTCGCATTGGGTAAAGAGGATATCCAGGGTGCCGAATTCGCCTTTCTGTCTGGGGCGCCGGAGAGGGTGCCGAAATTGACCAGGGCCTTTGATCCCCAGAGCAAAGAGATAGCCTATCAGAGGGAGTTCAGAAGCTGGTTGGGTAGGATAGAAGGGATACCCGTCTTGGTGACCTCCACGGGTATCGGTGGCCCCTCTACCTCCATTGCCATCGAAGAATTGGCCCAGTTGGGGGTGATGACATTCATCCGTGTGGGGACCACCGGCGCTATCCAAAGGGAGATCGAAGTGGGTGATGTGATCATCACCACCGGCTCGGTCAGGATGGATGGTGCCTCCACACATTATGCCCCGCTAGAATATCCAGCAGTAGCCCATCATGAGGTCCTGCAAACCCTAATAGAGGCAGCGCAGGAGGTGAATCCTCCTGGTGGATTCAACTACCATATCGGCATCACCGTGTCCGTGGACACCTTTTACCCTGGGCAAGAGCGATATGACACCTACTCCCAGTATGTCATCAGGGGACTTCAGGGGAGCCTAGAAGAATGGCAAAGGCTTCATGCCCTAAACTATGAGATGGAGTCGGCAACGGTCTTGACCCTCTGTTCTACCTTGGGACTCAGGGGAGGCTGCGTTACAGGGGTATTAGTGAACCGAACCCTTGCAGGGGAGACAAAGAGATCACAGGGAGAAAGGGCGGAGGATAACGCCATCGCCGTGGCCGTGGAGGCGATGAGGAAGTTGATTCGATCCTCCCTATAA
- a CDS encoding WYL domain-containing protein: MGITVRSIQRYIEILRNSGLPILLGDVRGTYELSKEFSLDYLSDEEYAVILLFRDLSEKMGSPMKDAAQRLLNKVLDGRSGPVFLGIPGPEGIDDPETFKRLLKAILEEKVVSFTYKVYSPYTVEVKPYKMTFFDSFWYLLGEEVTTGEWKSYALDKIEGVKIGRKRFQMPRDVDRVVAESFNPWIRVQKRLRVMVETDPEISHYFLRKRLFPTQEIVEEKDDGSLIVEFRVGAIEEVEFFLKQWIPYIKVVEPVEFGRRLIEEYKAWIKRQGNKYDE; encoded by the coding sequence TTGGGGATAACTGTAAGATCCATCCAGCGATATATAGAAATTCTCAGAAATTCTGGGCTCCCGATACTGCTTGGAGATGTTCGCGGTACCTATGAGCTGAGCAAGGAATTCAGCCTCGATTACCTCAGCGATGAGGAATATGCTGTAATCCTCCTTTTCCGGGATCTCTCAGAGAAAATGGGAAGCCCCATGAAGGATGCTGCGCAACGATTGTTAAATAAAGTCCTGGATGGGAGAAGCGGGCCGGTTTTTTTGGGAATACCTGGCCCAGAGGGCATAGATGACCCTGAGACATTCAAGAGGCTTCTCAAGGCCATACTGGAGGAGAAAGTGGTCAGCTTTACCTATAAGGTCTATTCCCCCTATACGGTGGAGGTGAAGCCATACAAGATGACATTTTTCGATAGCTTCTGGTATCTCCTTGGTGAGGAGGTCACCACGGGTGAGTGGAAGAGCTATGCCCTGGACAAAATTGAAGGAGTGAAAATAGGACGCAAACGATTTCAGATGCCGAGAGATGTGGACAGGGTTGTGGCGGAGAGCTTCAATCCCTGGATAAGGGTTCAAAAGAGATTGAGGGTGATGGTAGAGACCGATCCTGAGATATCACATTACTTTTTGCGCAAGAGGCTCTTCCCCACCCAGGAGATAGTGGAAGAAAAGGATGATGGGAGTTTGATAGTTGAGTTCAGGGTTGGTGCCATTGAAGAGGTAGAGTTCTTTCTCAAGCAATGGATACCATATATCAAGGTCGTAGAGCCAGTGGAGTTTGGCAGGAGGTTAATAGAAGAGTACAAAGCGTGGATCAAAAGACAGGGGAATAAGTATGATGAATGA
- a CDS encoding TolC family protein → MKRYTIFLAIVFSFLCLVLSEVRAAETLTWEDCVKEAKEKHPDLISAEEKLNQAKADRTIVTSNILPQISSEISQSTSKTAVKNKTDTYSYGVTVKQLLFDGLKTPYDIAAASKNVKSAQYNHEVTSSDVRLRLRTAFIELLRAQELLNITEDIFRRRKQNIDLVRLRYEGGREHKGSLLTAQADLAQAEFEVAQAKRNIDLAQRQLTKELGRMELKPIRVIGDFEIIDAKRERPNFEVLAASTPFLKALIAEKEAARLGLKSAKAEFFPQVYANMSAGRIDSDWPPDQDEWSVGVTLTFPLFEGGRRWAEVSKARAVLNQVQADERSSRDSVILTLEETWTNLQDTMDTVAVQKKFLRAAEERAKIAQAQYSNGLISFDNWTIIEDDLVRAKKSFLDAQTNTLIAEAEWIQAKGGTLDYGE, encoded by the coding sequence ATGAAAAGATATACGATATTTCTCGCGATTGTTTTTTCTTTTTTATGTCTTGTCCTGAGTGAGGTAAGAGCTGCGGAAACACTGACCTGGGAAGACTGTGTCAAAGAAGCAAAGGAAAAACACCCTGATTTAATTTCTGCAGAAGAAAAATTAAATCAGGCTAAAGCTGATAGAACAATTGTTACAAGTAACATTTTGCCTCAGATAAGCAGTGAAATAAGTCAAAGCACCTCAAAAACAGCCGTCAAAAACAAGACTGATACATATTCGTATGGCGTAACAGTAAAGCAGTTGTTATTCGATGGTCTTAAAACTCCATATGATATAGCTGCTGCCTCAAAAAATGTAAAATCAGCGCAATACAACCATGAAGTAACCTCATCTGATGTAAGATTGAGACTACGAACAGCCTTTATTGAGCTTTTGAGAGCTCAGGAACTTTTAAACATTACAGAAGATATTTTTAGGCGCAGAAAGCAGAACATAGATTTGGTAAGATTGCGTTATGAGGGAGGAAGAGAACACAAAGGATCGTTATTAACTGCGCAAGCTGATTTAGCCCAGGCTGAATTTGAGGTTGCTCAGGCCAAGCGAAATATTGACTTAGCTCAGAGACAATTAACGAAGGAATTAGGTCGAATGGAACTAAAACCAATACGGGTAATAGGAGATTTTGAGATTATCGATGCGAAACGAGAGAGACCTAATTTTGAAGTCTTGGCGGCAAGCACCCCTTTTCTAAAGGCCCTGATTGCCGAAAAAGAGGCAGCAAGGCTTGGGTTAAAATCTGCGAAGGCGGAGTTCTTCCCCCAAGTTTACGCAAATATGAGTGCAGGAAGAATTGATTCGGACTGGCCGCCAGACCAGGATGAATGGTCGGTTGGTGTAACCCTCACTTTTCCTCTCTTCGAAGGCGGTCGCCGATGGGCAGAGGTTTCTAAGGCCAGGGCCGTATTGAACCAAGTACAGGCAGATGAGAGAAGCAGTCGAGACAGCGTTATCCTGACTTTAGAAGAGACCTGGACAAATTTGCAGGATACAATGGATACAGTTGCGGTGCAGAAAAAATTCTTACGAGCAGCTGAAGAACGGGCAAAGATAGCCCAAGCACAATATTCAAACGGCCTTATCTCATTTGACAACTGGACAATCATCGAGGATGATTTAGTGCGAGCTAAAAAATCTTTTTTGGATGCTCAGACCAATACATTAATTGCTGAAGCTGAGTGGATCCAAGCAAAAGGAGGGACATTAGATTATGGGGAATAA
- a CDS encoding efflux RND transporter periplasmic adaptor subunit translates to MGNKRWKIVLSILIVVSLSIILVIALKQKKTSVGGIKVISPIYDTVQTFISTTGTVQPQNRLEIKPPINGRVERVFVQEGERVTVGQTLALMSSTERAALLDAARAQGEETLAYWQEVYKPTPLIAPINGEVIVRAVEPGQTVTSGDAVIVLSDRLIVQAQVDETDIGKVRLGQAAIISLDAYPEMKVRATVDHIAYESKIVSNVTIYEVDILPEKVPPLFRSGMSATVDIIEQSKENILIIPIDAVRQDEEGSFVLISPGSGEKPVQRRVNLGISDEKNVEVLSGLDVKDKIIIETQTLLPSKRKGAGSSPLTPFGRKKR, encoded by the coding sequence ATGGGGAATAAAAGATGGAAAATTGTCCTCAGCATATTGATTGTCGTCAGTTTGAGTATAATTTTAGTAATAGCATTAAAACAAAAAAAGACCTCTGTTGGGGGTATAAAAGTGATAAGCCCCATATATGACACAGTCCAAACCTTTATATCGACAACAGGCACGGTGCAGCCCCAAAACCGTTTAGAGATAAAGCCGCCGATTAACGGCCGGGTTGAAAGGGTTTTTGTACAAGAGGGAGAACGAGTAACGGTTGGTCAGACCTTAGCATTGATGAGTTCAACTGAAAGGGCTGCGCTTTTAGATGCCGCCAGAGCACAAGGTGAAGAAACATTAGCGTATTGGCAGGAGGTGTATAAACCTACTCCTCTCATAGCCCCTATTAACGGAGAAGTAATCGTCAGAGCTGTTGAGCCAGGTCAAACTGTTACTTCAGGTGATGCTGTCATTGTATTATCGGATCGCCTCATTGTCCAGGCACAGGTTGATGAGACTGATATCGGGAAAGTGAGACTCGGTCAGGCAGCAATTATTAGCTTGGATGCATATCCTGAAATGAAAGTAAGGGCAACTGTCGACCATATAGCCTATGAATCTAAAATTGTTAGTAATGTTACCATCTATGAAGTCGACATACTTCCTGAAAAGGTACCACCGTTGTTTCGCTCAGGCATGAGTGCTACTGTAGATATAATAGAGCAAAGTAAAGAAAATATCCTCATTATACCTATTGATGCAGTGAGGCAAGATGAAGAGGGGAGCTTTGTTCTTATAAGCCCGGGTAGTGGGGAAAAACCGGTTCAGCGCAGAGTTAACCTCGGCATTTCAGATGAGAAGAATGTAGAAGTTCTTTCAGGGCTGGATGTAAAAGATAAAATAATCATTGAGACCCAAACATTACTACCCTCAAAAAGAAAAGGGGCGGGAAGCAGTCCTTTGACGCCTTTCGGTAGGAAAAAGCGGTAG
- a CDS encoding ABC transporter permease — protein MIELKNITKTYQMGNVRVQALHNVSLKIAPGEFVAVMGPSGSGKSTLLHIVGFLDRPDSGSYHLGAKEITELTDEELAILRNRLAGFVFQQFHLLPRISALENAQLPLIYAGKRHLRGKAHETIKDVGLSQRASHRPNELSGGEQQRVAIARSLVNEPLIILADEPTGNLDTKSEEEIIAILEALNQNGKTIVMVTHEKEIAERAQRIIRMRDGEIISDKRIKTKRKKSLSVHQKISIDNILTESRQTLAKAAFRDHFRQALHAIFSHKMRSFLSMLGILIGIASVIAMLAIGQGAKESISKSLASLGSNLLIVRPGSSQLRGVALEAGAVTRFTLQDADAIAKLSSTVKRVSPSVRGRGQLVYGSKNWNTQVQGTGIEYAPMRASVPTIGRFFSEEELRMRKKVVVIGATVVKELFGNANPIGSVIKINRINFRVIGILPEKGASAWRDRDDLVVIPITTAMYRLLGKQYIDSIDVEVRDPRIMEEAQETIRKLIIKRHRLNKEKEDTFYIRNMAEIQETLQSTTRTMTWLLGSIAAIALLVGGIGIMNIMLVSVSERTREIGLRKAIGANKMDILAQFLIESVLMTVSGGIVGILFGGVISMLLALLAGWATKVSIFAIVLATTFSLIVGIGFGLWPARQAARLNPIEALRYE, from the coding sequence ATGATCGAACTAAAAAATATAACCAAGACCTACCAGATGGGCAACGTACGGGTGCAAGCATTACATAACGTGTCTTTAAAGATTGCACCTGGAGAATTTGTTGCCGTCATGGGGCCTTCAGGCTCGGGAAAATCAACCCTATTGCATATCGTGGGCTTTTTAGATAGGCCTGATTCAGGCTCATACCATTTAGGTGCAAAAGAAATAACTGAACTCACCGATGAAGAATTGGCCATATTAAGAAACCGATTAGCAGGCTTCGTCTTTCAGCAATTTCATCTCCTTCCCCGCATCAGTGCCTTAGAAAATGCACAGCTCCCCTTGATCTATGCGGGAAAACGTCACCTCAGGGGAAAAGCTCACGAAACGATCAAAGACGTAGGCCTGTCACAAAGAGCATCTCATCGGCCAAACGAGTTATCAGGAGGTGAACAGCAGCGGGTTGCCATTGCCAGATCCTTAGTGAATGAACCGCTCATTATCTTAGCGGATGAGCCAACAGGCAACCTTGACACAAAAAGCGAGGAAGAGATCATCGCAATTTTGGAGGCGCTCAATCAAAACGGTAAAACCATCGTCATGGTTACCCATGAAAAAGAAATTGCTGAGCGCGCACAGAGAATTATCCGCATGCGTGATGGTGAGATTATCTCTGATAAAAGAATCAAGACTAAGCGCAAAAAGTCTCTTTCAGTTCATCAGAAGATCTCAATAGATAATATCTTAACTGAATCGCGGCAAACGTTAGCTAAGGCAGCCTTTAGAGACCACTTCCGGCAAGCCCTCCATGCAATCTTTTCACATAAGATGCGCTCGTTCCTCTCTATGCTCGGCATTCTTATTGGCATTGCGTCGGTCATTGCAATGCTGGCTATTGGTCAAGGAGCAAAGGAGTCTATTTCTAAAAGCTTGGCTTCATTAGGATCAAATCTCTTAATCGTAAGGCCTGGTTCCAGCCAGCTGCGCGGGGTAGCCTTAGAAGCTGGGGCTGTTACCCGTTTTACCTTGCAGGACGCAGATGCCATAGCCAAGCTCTCGAGTACAGTAAAGCGAGTATCTCCTTCGGTCAGGGGTCGTGGACAACTTGTATACGGCAGTAAAAACTGGAACACACAGGTCCAAGGCACAGGAATAGAGTATGCACCGATGCGGGCATCGGTCCCCACGATAGGAAGGTTTTTCAGCGAAGAGGAATTACGGATGCGAAAAAAGGTGGTGGTAATCGGCGCCACCGTCGTTAAAGAACTCTTCGGAAATGCCAATCCGATCGGCAGTGTGATAAAAATCAATCGCATCAATTTCAGGGTTATCGGCATCTTGCCGGAGAAAGGCGCTTCCGCCTGGCGTGACCGAGATGATCTAGTAGTTATCCCCATTACGACCGCTATGTACCGACTCTTAGGAAAACAATATATCGATTCTATAGATGTAGAAGTACGGGATCCTCGTATAATGGAAGAGGCCCAAGAGACAATACGCAAACTCATTATAAAACGCCACCGTCTGAATAAAGAAAAAGAAGATACCTTTTACATTCGCAACATGGCCGAAATTCAAGAAACCCTCCAAAGCACCACTCGAACCATGACATGGCTTTTAGGCTCTATTGCCGCCATCGCCCTGTTAGTCGGAGGAATAGGTATAATGAATATTATGCTCGTCTCTGTATCTGAGCGCACCAGAGAAATAGGCCTGCGGAAGGCGATAGGAGCAAACAAGATGGATATACTGGCTCAATTTCTTATTGAGTCTGTATTGATGACTGTGAGCGGAGGAATAGTCGGGATTCTATTCGGCGGAGTTATATCTATGCTGCTTGCTCTCTTGGCTGGTTGGGCGACAAAGGTTTCTATATTTGCTATAGTGCTCGCCACAACATTTTCTCTCATTGTCGGAATAGGTTTTGGCCTCTGGCCAGCTCGCCAAGCTGCAAGACTCAATCCTATTGAGGCATTAAGATATGAATAA